A genome region from Hevea brasiliensis isolate MT/VB/25A 57/8 chromosome 9, ASM3005281v1, whole genome shotgun sequence includes the following:
- the LOC110672455 gene encoding uncharacterized protein LOC110672455: MNSQLLLPGNPAFQPEWAFEDIRITFFKCVRWQVEETLDPINCPYHYFCDSIYPGNYPPYVDVIVFLFATASYLATLVIMVIDISKRGEAYFSRSRRFLLPSGPISLPIILLVLAKGYRINSIFPLSCIGPAILQLLYVSALAFDNGDDKDVRFRCSVFIYIFW; the protein is encoded by the exons ATGAACAGCCAACTCTTGCTGCCAGGGAATCCGGCATTTCAGCCAGAATGGGCTTTCGAAGATATACGCATAaccttcttcaaatgtgttagatgGCAAGTAGAAGAAACGTTAGATCCAATCAATTGCCCTTACCATTACTTCTGCGACAGCATTTATCCTGGGAATTATCCCCCTTATGTAGATGTTATAGTTTTCCTATTTGCAACAGCTTCCTACTTGGCAACACTAGTCATTATGGTAATAGATATATCGAAAAGAGGAGAAGCTTATTTCAGTCGTTCAAGAAGATTCTTGCTACCCTCAGGTCCAATTTCTCTCCCAATAATCCTCTTAGTACTTGCCAAGGGTTACAGAATCAATTCTATATTTCCTCTCTCCTGCATTGGTCCTGCAATTCTTCAACTGCTATATGTATCTGCTCTTGCTTTCGATAATGGCGACGATAAAGATGTCAG GTTTCGATGCTCTGTTTTCATCTACATTTTCTGGTGA
- the LOC110672446 gene encoding uncharacterized protein LOC110672446, giving the protein MGGKLKKSENEAMAEYENDVELDTSDKKRDKRKKKNKEGEEKREILPSMIKNKEKRSVVHAKLKHLKKVEKQKKLKARDASEKRALELGEEPPPRQIPRTIENTREFDETICKPDDDELFAGNDTDEFSSVLRRERTPKILITTCRFNSTRGPLFISELLSVIPNAIYKKRGTYNLKDIVKYASNMEFTAIIDVHTNRREPDALLIICLPYGPTAHFKLSNLVLRKDIKNHGNPTNHKPELVLTNFTTRLGHRVGRLIQSLFPQEPNFRGRRVVTFHNQRDFIFFRHHRYIFETKECKQNDSKGQKGKDAKGEKISQEKVVARLQECGPQFTLKLISLQNGTFDTKSGEYEWVHKPEMDTSRRRFFL; this is encoded by the exons ATGGGAGGCAAGCTGAAGAAGAGCGAAAACGAAGCCATGGCTGAATACGAAAACGACGTTGAGTTAGATACCAGCGATAAAAAGAGAgataagaggaagaagaagaataaagAGGGAGAGGAGAAGAGGGAGATACTTCCATCGATGATAAAGAACAAGGAGAAGAGATCAGTCGTTCATGCTAAGCTCAAGCACTTGAAGAAGGTTGAGAAGCAAAAAAAGCTCAAGGCTCGAGATGCCTCTGAGAAGCGCGCTCTCGAGCTGGGCGAGGAG CCTCCTCCAAGGCAGATTCCTCGCACCATTGAGAACACCAGGGAGTTTGATGAGACTATATGCAAGCCAGATGACGATGAG CTATTTGCTGGTAATGATACTGATGAGTTTAGTTCAGTTCTAAGACGTGAACGAACTCCGAAGATATTGATCACCACATGCCGATTCAATTCTACT AGGGGACCCCTTTTTATATCAGAACTGCTTTCAGTGATCCCAAATGCAATTTACAAGAAGAGAGGAACTTATAATTTGAAAGAT ATTGTAAAATATGCAAGCAACATGGAATTTACTGCTATTATTGATGTTCATACTAACCGCAGAGAACCAG ATGCTCTCCTGATCATTTGCTTGCCTTATGGACCTACTGCACATTTCAAGCTTTCCAATCTTGTTTTACGCAAGGATATAAAG AATCATGGAAATCCTACAAATCACAAGCCTGAGCTGGTTTTGACTAACTTTACAACACGCTTAGGTCATCGTGTTGGGAG ACTAATACAGTCACTTTTCCCTCAAGAACCTAATTTCCGTGGTCGGCGAGTTGTAACTTTTCACAATCAACGGGATTTTATATTCTTCCGCCATCACCG GTACATCTTTGAAACCAAAGAATGCAAACAAAATGATTCAAAAGGCCAAAAGGGAAAAGATGCCAAGGGGGAGAAGATCTCTCAAGAAAAAGTAGTTGCTCGCCTTCAG GAATGTGGTCCTCAATTTACACTAAAGTTGATAAGTCTACAGAATGGAACCTTTGATACCAAAAGTGGCGAGTACGAATGGGTTCACAAG CCGGAAATGGACACTAGCCGAAGGAGGTTTTTCCTCTGA